The Clostridia bacterium genome includes a region encoding these proteins:
- a CDS encoding spore germination protein, with the protein MNTRLTVANLKAQLEDPDLRIDILSSPRNDSNSLALAYIDGLVELTLVESVKSKLLQELTNFPSNETLLDGLTNGKNKWHPYPLMRRLENLDDVVINLRTGHLVVLGEDGIWAAAIPTSLFDLLRASTDYRLCPMARLLVRLLRAIAILISIFLTPLWLLVSLYPGLLPSSLRFLGLSGLEVGQVSLLGQLLMTELVFDLGRLLVSNGPYRLGTPLLLIALILTGQVGVGVGLLAPETVFYSTLVALGVLATPDVDLSWANTLARILLLVATGVFGLAGFILVLLFLFALLAGTKSFGLPYLWPLVPFNWRAIKAAFAGLQSGMKYSLPGPARKPRRR; encoded by the coding sequence ATGAATACCAGGCTAACGGTAGCCAATCTCAAGGCCCAGCTCGAGGATCCTGATTTACGAATTGACATCCTCAGCTCTCCCCGCAATGATTCTAACTCACTAGCTTTAGCCTATATTGACGGGCTGGTCGAATTAACCCTTGTCGAGTCAGTGAAATCCAAGCTTCTGCAGGAATTAACTAATTTCCCTTCTAACGAGACGTTACTGGATGGCCTGACTAATGGAAAAAATAAATGGCACCCTTATCCACTAATGCGCCGCCTTGAAAATTTAGACGACGTCGTGATCAATTTACGAACTGGGCATCTAGTAGTATTGGGGGAGGACGGTATTTGGGCCGCAGCTATTCCTACCTCACTTTTTGACCTGCTGAGGGCTTCAACCGATTATAGACTTTGCCCCATGGCACGGTTGCTGGTGCGACTACTAAGGGCTATAGCAATACTAATTTCTATTTTCTTGACCCCACTGTGGTTATTGGTATCACTGTACCCTGGTTTACTCCCTTCCTCCCTAAGGTTTTTGGGGCTAAGCGGCCTCGAAGTTGGGCAGGTGAGTCTGCTAGGGCAACTGTTAATGACTGAATTAGTGTTTGATCTGGGTCGTCTCTTGGTTTCCAATGGACCGTATCGCCTTGGTACCCCCCTCCTTCTTATTGCGCTGATACTCACTGGCCAAGTTGGTGTTGGGGTTGGGCTATTGGCGCCAGAGACGGTGTTTTACAGTACTCTGGTGGCACTGGGGGTTTTGGCAACTCCTGACGTGGACCTAAGTTGGGCCAATACCCTGGCGAGAATTTTGCTACTTGTTGCCACTGGCGTCTTTGGTCTAGCCGGCTTCATATTGGTGCTGCTCTTCCTGTTTGCTCTGTTAGCAGGTACCAAATCTTTTGGACTACCCTATCTTTGGCCTCTAGTTCCTTTTAACTGGCGAGCTATTAAAGCTGCATTTGCTGGTTTGCAGTCAGGAATGAAGTATTCCTTGCCCGGTCCGGCTAGAAAACCGCGCCGCAGGTGA
- the spoVAE gene encoding stage V sporulation protein AE codes for MMLLKAFLIGGLICLIGQLIMDLTPYKITPAHILVGYVCGGAILSSVGAYGALVKFAGAGASIPLSGFGHSLAQGVAKGIASKGILGAFSGGIEATSAGIAAAVVFGYVMAVLFRPSGVQ; via the coding sequence ATGATGCTGCTCAAGGCTTTTCTAATAGGGGGCTTGATTTGCCTCATAGGCCAGTTGATCATGGATCTTACGCCCTATAAGATCACTCCAGCCCATATTTTGGTGGGCTACGTATGTGGTGGAGCCATACTCAGCTCCGTCGGAGCGTATGGCGCACTGGTGAAATTTGCAGGGGCTGGAGCTAGCATACCCCTTAGCGGGTTTGGACACAGCCTAGCTCAAGGCGTTGCGAAGGGGATAGCCTCAAAAGGAATCCTCGGTGCTTTTTCAGGAGGCATAGAGGCAACTAGTGCTGGAATAGCAGCCGCCGTTGTCTTTGGTTACGTTATGGCTGTTCTTTTCCGACCTTCAGGAGTGCAATAG